The window TGTGCTAACCTGTCATGAATCTGGGCTAGAATAAGCTCAGCCTTTTCCTTGTTCTCAAAGGTCTCTGCTTTTTCATCCATGATTGCATCGATTTCATAACTCTTGTCTACTAGAACATTTGCAACATGATCATCTAGTGTACCGTTACCCATCAAATAATATGCAAATACTGTATTTTTCTGTCCTATTCTATGAAGTCTGTCTTCTGCTTGTCTGTGTATTGCAGGACTCCAGTCAAGTTCTGCAAATATGACATATCGTGCCTTGCTTAGGTTGATGCCAACATTTCCTGCACGAAGTCCTGCTATTATCAACTTGGTCTCACCATTCTGGAACCTGTCAATTCCCTCTTGTCTTTCCTTGTCACTTTGTCCTCCAATTATTGATGCAGGAGAATATTCTGCAAGGCTTCTATGTAGAAGCTCATGTATTGCCTTGTGATGACAAAAGACAACTACACTTTCTTCTATCTCCATGATGTTTTTGACAAATTCTATGACATGTGGAACTTTGGCAACACCAGCAGCTTGTCTTTCACTCTGAATTGCTCTCTTGTATGATGAAAACTTGTCAAATGCACTTGTTGCACTTTTTTGCTCTTCTTCTAGTCTCTCCCATATTTTGCCAAGCTCTGTCTGGTAATAGTTGATATCGGAATCAATCAGTTCCTTGTATCGTACTTTGTCCTTTAACTCCTTTAATACGTCTGATTTTTTGCGTCTTAGCATGACATGCTTGCGTAATTCCTCTCCAAGGCTTGCTCTCTTGTTTTCAAGAACAATTGCCTTTCCTTTTTCATTGACATAGCAAAAGTATTCACAAAATTCCTCAAACGTACCTAAAAGTCCGGGTCTTAGAATGTCTACTATTGGCCATATTTCTGAACCTCTGTTGTAAATTGGAGTACCTGAAAGGCCAATTCTGTATTTTATAGATTCAAGTGCTGCAAGCTTTTTGACTGCAGTGTATTTCTTTGTGGTCTTGGAACGCAAATGTTGAACTTCATCACAGACAATTGTTTTGATGTTCATCTTTGAAAGGTCGTTTGTTCTCTTGTGCAACAAATCATAATTGATGATGTACACGTCATATTTTCCAAGATCTTGAGCCTTGCCTGTTCTGATAAGAACCGATGATGGGTGTTCATCTTCTATTATCTTGCCATTTCGACTGCGTTTTTTCAAGAATTTTTGAATCTCTCTCTGCCAATTGTTTAATGTAACAAGCGGTGCAACAATGAGTACTGGAAATGTCTGTTTTTCTGTAGCCAAATATGACAGGGTCTGCACCGTCTTGCCCAAACCCATTTCATCTGCCAAAAGTGCATTGCCTGATGACTTTAAAAGAAAGTCTAGTCCCTCTCTCTGAAAATCTAATAATTGACCCCTGAACTGGTTTCCAGGGTTTGCTTTTCGAAGCTTTTCAATCCTTGTCCACTTTTTTTGTGGGGTGATGACTTTGCGAACCTTTCTATGCCATATTGACTTTGACTTTATCTCAAGTGGATATCTATCCATTATCCATTTTATCTTCTCAACATTTTGGACCGTATCTGGCACTATGGCTTCTTCTGGGCCGTTTCCATACCATGCATGTGGTATTACGCGGGCAACCATGCTTACTGCTCGTGAGCCTGTAAGCTTCCAAGTCCAATTCTTAGAGTATGTATCCAAGACATACTCGAGTGTGCCAAATTCTTTCATAATCTATAATTCTTCGACATTGGTACACTCGATTTATGAATCTTTTACTCTGGTACTATGATCGCAGTTTTTTCAATTCATTCTATCTTTGAAACAGTTTTAAAAGAAAAGATGGGCTTTTTCAAAAATTTAGCATAAAATCAGATAAATCTTTCAAAAGGGATGCTGTGAAAGAACTACTTTGCAAATTTTCTTTTGAATTTCTTTAGTTTATCCAACCCAAGTGATTTGCCAAAGAATTTCCTTACGTAAAAGTATGCAACTGCTGTAGCAACTGCTGCCGAGCCTACTACTGTAGCAACAATGGGCCAAAATACTGTCTCATGGTTTGGATATAGGCCAAACACCGTGGCAATTGTGTTTGGCACAAGTTCTGCAGTACCTGCCACTGTCCACCAAATTATCAATATTGTGACCTTGTTTGTGACTTCGGTCTGCACAACGTTTGCACCTGTGGCAACCATCTGCATGACGTTCTCTGACATCTGTATCTGCCTGTCAAGTCTTCCCAAAATTACCTCAAATTTGGCAAGTATTACTTCATCATCTGAAACAAGATCTGCATCTCCATACTTTAGATTGTGGACTGTGTCATAGCTTGCCCAGATTGCATTCAAAAATGTCAAAAGTGATGTCTTCATACTTGACAATTCCAATGAAATGTCTCTTGTGACTTGTCTTGATCCTGCCAGGTCTATCTCAAATTGTTCTGCTCTTTCTACAATTAATCTAAGGATGGAAAAATTGGCCTCACTTATCTCGTCGATTATTCTTGCCAAAAGTATTGTCTGTCTATCTGCCCAACTATCTGCTTCCTTTGGGAGTTTTCTCAAAACCGTTGGTGCATAGTTGTACAAGCGTGCAATCTTTCCTCCATAATCGTCGTGAATTGTTACTATGAGATCTTTTTTCATGAATATCAAAATCGGAGCAGTAAGTGTTGTGTTGTTTCCTGGCACTACAAATGGTATCATCAACCCAAGCATGTCTCCTCTATCTTCGTAGCTTGAGACGTATCCAGACAAGAGAACTGACGGATCCATGCTTATACTTAATTTATTGAGGATCTTTGGGGTTTCCTCAATGATGTTATCGACAACACACTCTATCCAAGTAAGATGACCTGATGATGTAATTGCGGGAAGCTCATCAAGCTCTACAGCTGGTTTCTTAAACGGAACGCCTTCTTGCATGCCAGCTACGCTGATTGCCTTTATCATGTCTAGGGGGACAATTTGGACTTATATACACTTATTCGTAAACAAAAACTTACAACTTTTACCATCTGTTGCTTTTTTTCAAAACTGTTTCATCTTGATTTTTGGTATCATCATGTCCTAACATAATAATAGAGTTCTATGTGGTCTTATGGTATGAAAGTACTTGTTGATGAAATGTATGATGGTTATGATACCAGACTCAAGGAGTTTGGTTATGATGCATTTAGTGTCAAAAAACTGATTGCACAAGGAAAAAAACTGTCAAGTGATTATTCTGTAATAAAATATGCTGAAGAAAATGGAATGATTGTGGTCACAGAAGATGTGGAAATTGGAAATGCATGCAAAGAAAATAACATTAGATGTGTACTGTTAGATAGTGAAACTATATTCAAGATAATACTTGAAGATCTAAGCAAGTATAAAGAACTCTAATTGCTCTGTGGTTTTCCGATCTTCTTTTTGGCAATTATTATTGCGATAATTATGATTCCTACTATTACTGCACCGTCTATGTAATCAGAATAGTGTCTTATCTTTGTCCATTGTTCACCTAATGCCATTCCTACATAGGTCAACATTGCACTCCATGCCAGAGATCCTACAAAGGTGTATGCGGAAAATTTCTTTAAATTCATCTTGGCAACACCTGCTGGCAATGAAATGTATGTTCTCACTGCAGGCAAGAGTCTACTTACAAATGTAGAACGGTCTCCGTATTTTTTAAAATAAGATTCAGTCCACTCTAGATGAGATTTTTTCAAAAGTACGTATTTTCCATATTTTATGATAAACTCTCTGCCTAGTTTTACTCCTATTACATAAGCAATCAGCGAACCTACCAGATTTCCTACCGCTCCTGCAAGTATTGTAATTATTGGATTTAGTTTTCCGGTTGAAACCAAATATCCTGAAAATGGCATTATTACTTCGCTTGGGATTGGTATGAGCGCGCTTTCTGCCACCATTAGGAAGAATATCCCAAGGTAGCCT of the Candidatus Nitrosotalea sinensis genome contains:
- a CDS encoding DEAD/DEAH box helicase, translating into MKEFGTLEYVLDTYSKNWTWKLTGSRAVSMVARVIPHAWYGNGPEEAIVPDTVQNVEKIKWIMDRYPLEIKSKSIWHRKVRKVITPQKKWTRIEKLRKANPGNQFRGQLLDFQREGLDFLLKSSGNALLADEMGLGKTVQTLSYLATEKQTFPVLIVAPLVTLNNWQREIQKFLKKRSRNGKIIEDEHPSSVLIRTGKAQDLGKYDVYIINYDLLHKRTNDLSKMNIKTIVCDEVQHLRSKTTKKYTAVKKLAALESIKYRIGLSGTPIYNRGSEIWPIVDILRPGLLGTFEEFCEYFCYVNEKGKAIVLENKRASLGEELRKHVMLRRKKSDVLKELKDKVRYKELIDSDINYYQTELGKIWERLEEEQKSATSAFDKFSSYKRAIQSERQAAGVAKVPHVIEFVKNIMEIEESVVVFCHHKAIHELLHRSLAEYSPASIIGGQSDKERQEGIDRFQNGETKLIIAGLRAGNVGINLSKARYVIFAELDWSPAIHRQAEDRLHRIGQKNTVFAYYLMGNGTLDDHVANVLVDKSYEIDAIMDEKAETFENKEKAELILAQIHDRLAHSVSK
- a CDS encoding CorA family divalent cation transporter — its product is MIKAISVAGMQEGVPFKKPAVELDELPAITSSGHLTWIECVVDNIIEETPKILNKLSISMDPSVLLSGYVSSYEDRGDMLGLMIPFVVPGNNTTLTAPILIFMKKDLIVTIHDDYGGKIARLYNYAPTVLRKLPKEADSWADRQTILLARIIDEISEANFSILRLIVERAEQFEIDLAGSRQVTRDISLELSSMKTSLLTFLNAIWASYDTVHNLKYGDADLVSDDEVILAKFEVILGRLDRQIQMSENVMQMVATGANVVQTEVTNKVTILIIWWTVAGTAELVPNTIATVFGLYPNHETVFWPIVATVVGSAAVATAVAYFYVRKFFGKSLGLDKLKKFKRKFAK
- a CDS encoding DUF5615 family PIN-like protein — protein: MKVLVDEMYDGYDTRLKEFGYDAFSVKKLIAQGKKLSSDYSVIKYAEENGMIVVTEDVEIGNACKENNIRCVLLDSETIFKIILEDLSKYKEL
- a CDS encoding DedA family protein, with the translated sequence MVTLDIISNLANFVINTISGTGYLGIFFLMVAESALIPIPSEVIMPFSGYLVSTGKLNPIITILAGAVGNLVGSLIAYVIGVKLGREFIIKYGKYVLLKKSHLEWTESYFKKYGDRSTFVSRLLPAVRTYISLPAGVAKMNLKKFSAYTFVGSLAWSAMLTYVGMALGEQWTKIRHYSDYIDGAVIVGIIIIAIIIAKKKIGKPQSN